One stretch of Arachis duranensis cultivar V14167 chromosome 1, aradu.V14167.gnm2.J7QH, whole genome shotgun sequence DNA includes these proteins:
- the LOC107484072 gene encoding uncharacterized protein LOC107484072 — MDDRVVLKIYYYRQILLQTYEGVQFVCENPLDVVIPFTLSFEELKGVICEKIGTQRCRRISCILYRYPLPVFGGFVQFQTKYVMDEASMQEMFSMYMENRHRISCIELYIEFEQSEADRNIELEDYNSESEDEFESNYEIVGPGEDEEAAVGAMNADVAEVANALANPHPFQEPSFMRSLDLRAMHAPEFPQYMNTAPPVVADGEFTVGMEFSSREAVIKAMKDYTIRRGVDYRVYESEPTTFYAKCIEYGNGCDWLIRITKMQKKYCWEIRRYNGSHTCTRSTISQDHSKLDSKTVAEAIKPLVEVDPSIKVKSVIADIQSKFNYTISYRKAWLAKQQAVESIFGSWEASYEALPIWFEAMCHKEPSAVVHFETMPAYQGDDLVPDIRVLHRVFWSYYPCIRAFRHCKPVVQVDGTHLYGKYKGRHLSIRALIIADWPLITPIWDVPQQFGTLFSEQPASTCGDPHIESNFLRKFKAPYLQKLIVNIGYSRTTREYQMRYERLKERGEAYTNWLDRILREQYALAFDGGYR, encoded by the exons ATGGATGATAGAGTTGTATTGAAGATTTATTACTACAGACAGATCTTATTACAAACATATGAGGGAGTTCAATTTGTGTGTGAAAATCCATTAGATGTTGTTATTCCGTTCACATTGTCATTTGAGGAGTTGAAAGgtgtgatttgtgagaagatagGCACGCAAAGATGTAGGAGAATATCGTGTATTTTGTACAGGTATCCTTTACCTGTGTTTGGCGGGTTTGTTCAATTTCAAACCAAGTATGTGATGGACGAAGCGAGTATGCAGGAAATGTTTTCAATGTACATGGAAAATCGCCACCGAATATCGTGCATCGAGTTATATATTGAGTTTGAGCAATCTGAAGCAGACCGTAACATTGAGTTGGAAGATTATAATAGTGAAAGCgaagatgaatttgaaagtAACTATGAGATCGTCGGTCCAGGTGAGGACGAAGAAGCAGCTGTTGGCGCCATGAACGCAGATGTGGCGGAAGTTGCAAATGCACTAGCAAACCCGCATCCGTTTCAGGAGCCTTCTTTCATGCGGTCGTTGGATTTGAGGGCTATGCACGCACCGGAGTTTCCGCAATATATGAATACAG CCCCTCCTGTTGTGGCGGATGGTGAGTTCACAGTGGGGATGGAATTCAGCTCAAGGGAGGCAGTAATCAAGGCAATGAAAGATTATACCATCCGGAGAGGTGTGGACTATCGGGTATATGAGTCGGAACCGACGACATTCTATGCCAAATGTATAGAATATGGGAATGGTTGTGACTGGTTGATCAGGATAACCAAAATGCAAAAGAAGTACTGTTGGGAGATAAGGAGGTACAATGGAAGTCATACTTGTACCAGGTCTACTATTTCTCAAGACCATTCGAAGCTGGATTCCAAGACAGTTGCAGAAGCAATAAAGCCGTTGGTAGAGGTTGACCCGTCTATAAAGGTAAAATCTGTAATTGCTGATATCCAATCAAAGTTTAACTACACCATCAGTTATCGCAAGGCTTGGTTAGCAAAGCAGCAGGCGGTCGAATCAATTTTTGGAAGTTGGGAAGCATCGTATGAAGCTTTGCCGATATGGTTTGAGGCCATGTGCCACAAAGAGCCATCAGCAGTGGTTCACTTTGAAACAATGCCAGCTTACCAGGGAGATGATTTGGTTCCTGATATACGTGTTCTACATAGAGTCTTCTGGAGTTATTACCCCTGTATAAGGGCCTTCAGACACTGCAAGCCAGTGGTGCAGGTGGACGGGACTCATTTGTATGGAAAATACAAGGGCCGCCATCTCTCAATCAGAGCATTAATCATTGCTGACTGGCCTTTAATAACTCCAATTTGGGATGTGCCTCAACAATTTGGTACACTTTTTTCTGAGCAACCTGCGTCAACATGTGGTGACCC GCATATTGAGTCCAACTTCTTGAGGAAGTTCAAAGCACCTTACCTGCAGAAGCTTATCGTCAACATTG GATATTCAAGGACGACCAGGGAGTACCAGATGCGCTATGAACGATTAAAGGAACGGGGTGAGGCTTACACCAATTGGCTTGATCGGATCCTTCGTGAGCAGTATGCTTTGGCATTTGATGGTGGTTACCGATAG